AGCGATGTGTACAGCTTCGGTGTCATGCTTTTAGAGCTACTTCTCAGAAGGAAGCCTGTTTTCACTGGTGAGTCAGGCTTAGCCCAGAGTTTATCTTGTTACTTTCTTGCCGAGATGCAGAAGAGGCCTATAAGAGAGATAGTCGCTGCTCAAGTTCGTGAAGAAGCAACTGAGGAAGAAATTTTCAGTGTTGCCTCTCTTGCAGAGAAGTGCCTACGTATCGAAGGTGAAGAAAGGCCTACGATGAAGGAAGTAGACATGTCTCTGCAGGTTCTGCATAAGAAACGTTCGATGTCATCCCATGTCACTCGAGAAAATGGTATAGCTGAAGCTGGTGTTTCATCTCACTCGGCTAACGGAGTTGATCCAGTCACCGCAAACAACCAAAGATGTTATAGCTTGGAGCGAGAGTTCATATCATCTGCTAGCTTACCACGCTAAGTGTGTTCTTCAATGTTTTGCTGCTCATCCATACCACTTATGTTTTCTGAGAGAGTGAGAGTGTCATAGTATAGGCTCTGTTTTTTTCCTTAGCTGAATAAGGGGTCGGCCATGCAGCGTGCGAATGTTCACGCCTTGGCGGATTCTATTTGGTATTTAGTTAGCTCGCCCTGGATGAATCATGGGATGGCACGAGGTCACGCAGTCACGGCGGCATAGATTTTGAGACTGTAACCGTGCAGCTCTTTGGAGACCGTATTTAATAAGTGCTTTTATAACTAAAGAAGGAAGTTGCAACAGTTTTATGTAGCGCCAAAACTCTGTTCTTTGGTTCAGTATGTAGTCAACTTTTATTGTCTCTCTTTAAGAAGATTAGTTTTTAAATTTCCACTGAACTTTCTGTTATATGTACTTGTTTTCTGCATCCACATGTTTGGTTAGCTTCACTAAGTTTTTGAGTGAATTTATATGACCATATAGTAGAAGACATGATTAATGCCATGCAACTTAAGCATGTAAATATAAGCATCTTTTTAAAAGGGTAAATATAAGCATATTGCTGATAATTAATAAATGAATTCTGCTAGGAATAGGATTGCAGTGTTCCGTAAAAGGTGAGATAATCAAAACTGCCTGAACGAGTCAATATAACGTTAAAGCGACCGGGCAATGGTCTAAAGTTAGTGGGTATGCGCTTTCCCATGTGTTTCCTTCGTGTTATAACAACATTTTTCTTTGATGGGTCTGATGTAGCTATTGCGAACTCCTTAAAAAATTTCAGATCACTAGGCAACTTCCACGCGGCAATGCTCCATCCTTGCCAATGCCCTATCTTTTTTTGGAATGTTGGCAGGAGAACTGTCAAATTCATTGATCAGAAGAAGCGTTGTAAGAGATCCCCAGAGGGGAAAGCACCGCAAAAAGGCAgcgcaaaaagaaaagaaaggaaaaaggcCCAGTCGGCAGAACCACAAACCCAAACTCTACCATCAATCTTGAACACCATCGGAATCCATCGTCGGGATCTCCAAGGTGACGCCTCCAAGGAGGATAACGATGTTGAGGCACCGTCGTCACCCGATCTGGCACTACCAGATCTTAGGTTTTCACTCGAAGATCTCACGCCATTGGGTAGGAAGAGCAAACGGCTCCACAACGATACCTCCAAGGAGGAAGACGACATCCGTGGATGCCGTTATCGCCGGCAATGACAAGGTCGATGCAAGATTTTCATCCAGAGTTGTGCCCTCCACCAACAATCCCGGATCCGATGCCACCAGCGCCATGGAGCAGCACGAGTCCAGGCATACACTACCAGAAACGAATTGGTCAATGCCGCACGCAGAACTCAGCGAGCACACACCAATCTGACTGGTCCGCACCGCCGCACGCAAGCCTGGGCGAGCCAGGCCGGATCTGGCCACCCTCTACCTCCGTGCGCAGAACTGGGCGATCCTCCGCACCGCAGCACACCGGCAAGGCCGAGGGGGAGCCGGACATAGCTGGTCAGCACCGCCGCACGCAAGAACAGGGCGAAAACCAAGTCAAACTGCGAAGCCCGCACCGCCGCACGCAAGAGCAAGACTACTCGTACTAGATCTGGTCTGCCCGAGCCTCCTGTAGCTAGACAAACTGAACGGCGCCACCACTCAAATGAGCCGGACGTGGACACGCTTGAAGGAGAGAAACCACCAGCCACCCCCGACACCACCACTACATCCTCCACACGGCAAACGCAGCCATAACAGGCGCGTAACACAGCCTACAGGCGCGAACCGCGGCCACCTGACGCGCCGGCCCGCGGTGGCAAACTTCAGCCGCCAGCAGGCAGACGGCCAGCGTGAGCACCTCGCGTCCGGCCGCGCGTCCCTCCGCTCCCCACCGTGACCTCTCGCGCCAGGGGCTGCGCCGGATCCACGCAGCTCCGCTCCTCACCTCCACCTCGCGCGCCGGCGGCCGCGTCGCGCCCTGCCTTCCCCGCGCACCTGGTCGCGCCCGCATGCGTGCTGCAGCGACCGACGCTGCGCGCCCCCTCCTTCACACGCACCAGGCCGCGCGCCCGCCGAGCCCGCTGGCGCTTGCTCGCCGCGCCCGTCACGCCCGCCGGCGCTAGCTCGCCGTGCCCGCCGGCGCTTGCTCGCCGCGTCGGCCGCTCCCCCACGCCTCTCCTCCGCCGGGCGACCCCGCAGCGCCCAGACCTCGCGAGAGGGAAAAATTGaagaccccgccgccgccgcgggctttgcccggcggcgcttgccggcggcggcgaggggagggggAGATCGGGGAGGGGGAGTTTCTCTGGCGGGCTAGGGTTTCGCCCGGGTCGCCCGCGGGGGGACGACACGAGCTCATGCGGAGAGACTGGAACGCACTGCCAATGCCCTATCACGGGTAGCAGCAACCACGATTTGATATCTTCTCTGAATACCACCATGTGAACTGCCATTTGTGACATTGGCCATCATTTGAGATTAGCCTAGCAAAACGACTTATATTTAGGCACGAAGGAAGTAGGATCTTCACCAACGAGAAACTGCGGCGCTACGCACGACAAAAAGTTATGTGGCCTGAATGTGAGGAAGCAACCTACAATAACCACTCAGTCAAGCAGAGAAAGCAGGGCCTGACAGATTATATACGTAGACAAGATCCTAGAAGAGTTAAAAGAGCTATAGAACAGGCGTTAAGAGCCTTCGATGATGAACCACGGTGATTCATAGCATAATGCAGAGCAAAGCTCGCCTGTTTTAAAGAGCCCATCTAACAATTGAGATAAGACCTCTCCCAATGTATTGGTGGTAAAATGGGGTGCTAAGTGCATTAAAATGCTTAGCAACTAATGTCCCTAATGCATCGATGCTTAGGTTTTGTAGCTAAGTCTCCTCTATTTAATTGTTTAGTAATAAAACTCCTTCATGTATTGGTTGATAGTCTTTTTGCCTAGGGCCACGTGCTAAGCATTGATTTTTGCCTAGGTCCACGTGCTTAGCATTGGTTTTTATTAGGGTCATCATAATGCTCTCTCTCCTTTTTAATTACTTTGCCACATTTTTTTCCCTATGTGACACCCTTAGCAGCTGCATCCCTACTCAAACAGCAGGTTTTATTAGGGTCACCAtaattttgaattttttatttgTCAGGCGACCTTCCCTCAAAAGAGAGGAGGCCACCCTTTAAAAATTAGAGTATGCTGCACATGTGTGGCGTGCACACGGTATTCTTTAGTAAAAGGCGAAAGAATAGTTCGCTTTGTGCCCACCACGCAGCTGCTTGAGTTTGAAACGAAGATGGTGCCGGCCTATATGTAGCGGGATGGCAGGGTAGCTCCTCCTTCGCTAGCGATGTGGGACTATTCCAACTTCTGCCAGAGCTGGGGAGTGCTGCTACGCGAGGTTCGCTCACATGGGCCTCAGGCATCGCTAAAGCCAGTTGGGCTGGACTTCAGGCTTTGCACCATTCTTATTTCCTTTCCACGCCAGATCGCTCGAAGAAAAAAAAAATCTACCATACACAAAATCCTGGATTAGTAAAGCGATCTTGCTCTTAAAAAACAGCTAAATCGACCACGCAAAATGATCCAACATGCAAGATCCCCTCAAAAAGGTTATTTAACATACTTGAGAAATTTTGTGAACACTTGTCCCTTTTCATAACTGAATTTTGTGGAAAAAAAAGGACAAGCGATAACGGTGTTAGGCTATTTGACGAAGAAACCACATTTGCCAGACCCGTAATAACCCTTTTATTTCTTTATAAAAAAATGCCTACTAACCAAACAATGCCCAAAAGAACTTTAAGCATAAAACTGATAACATTCTCATTTCACTTGTCAAAAAAAATCACTGGAAGAAAAAGGTAAGGTAAGATTCTCATTTCACTTGCAAAAAATTGAAGAAACGAGCAGAAATGTTCGCGGCAGACGGGAGCATTAGTACAGCACACGGGAGATCAGTTATAAACTGTTGAAAACTGAACCCACCAGTTCGATTCCGCACAACAAAACGTTCTCTTTTTTTTATCTAAAAACAACATTCTGAAAACGAACATGTGATGAAAACTTTCCGTTCTCCCATATTGTACAGTCTACGCCTTTCAAGCTACTACATCGTAAACTCAGCGTAAGCAGAAAACTGGCGAGGGCAAAACTGGCAGGCGATACAGCAGCCAACATCTATCTATCATCCCGGTGCCGCCTCTCCCTGTCCCTGCTCGCCTCGCGGTGTCCGGCCTCTTCCCTCCTATGTCTATCAGCATCAGGGCTCCGTGCCCTGCGGTCACGCTCGTCTCTCCTGTGGCGATCGCCCTTCCCACGGTCATCATCGTCCCTGTGGCGCCGCTCGCCGTTGGGCTTATCATCCCTGTCGTATCGACCAGCTCCTGATCTCCGTTTGTACTCTTCTTCACCGTCGTCCATGTTTCTGCTCCTGCTATGTTGCTTGCTGTAGTCACGGTCATCGTGCCTACCGGAGCTTCGACCACTAGATCTATCGTGATTGTGTTGGTCGTCTGGCCTCCGACCTCCTCGGCTCACGGCACTTTCTTTGCTTTGCCGGACTCCTTTCTCGTCGTTCTGACTTCTCTCCCTGCTGCTGTTCCTATCGCGGTCACCACGAGGCGGGAGCTGCGATCTCTGGTCATCTACTTTTTGAACCTTTCTTCGGTCCGTATTGCGACGAGCAGTATCATCCTCGAAGACGAAATCATAACTGCAACATGAGAGTAGATTGTCAGAGCATGTAACAACGCTGTAAAAATATTGTCTAAGAGAAGAGAAGGAGAAGTGACCTTCGACGGTTATTCCCGCCTCGTTGAGTGTTATCATCTTTCAGAACATAATTTGGGGCTTTAGGTTTCTGCTCACCATCCTGGTCACAATCTCGGGCTATGTGATCTGGAGCACCACACTTGAAGCAACCATCTGCAATAAGAAATAACAGAGTCGCACATTATTCATTTGACGAGAGTTTCTGCAGGGTGCTTGAACAACAAATATCAGAATTGTAGACACATGCTGTAAAGCCCAAGGAGAACTTGAAACACATTTCTGACtttgacatgtgggacccagGTGGCAGAAAAACGTGCAGCTACTTGATTATATCTCCAATTGTCTAACAAAGTTTTGCGATACTTGCCAAACCAATAGAAATTATTGGTCACTGATAACATTTTCCAAGCACTTCTCTGGGTACCTTCAGCATGCTCCAGAAGTTTTTTTATAACAAATTTAACAAGAGCCATTTAACATAGTATGAATGATGTCATCTTTGGTTGCAGAGGAACTGTTACATCCTTGACTATGTTCCACTCATGTGATTTTACATAGGCATTAGAATTAGCCAATTAGGTTCGCAGTAGAGTTCAATTTCAGAAGTTTTCTTAAACGAATTCACATTTCCTTTCTGAAGTTGTAGGACACATAATCCGTTCACATCTAATGCTGCTATGTTACCCATACCCAGCTAACCATTAGAGCTTTGTTTACACATAAAAGATAATCCACATTTCACGACAACAATCATGAAGAAAAAAAAATCCGCGGTCAGGATCTGTACCTTTATTTCCATTTCGTTTACTTTGTCTGAACTGACCCCACAATTTTGAAACACTTTGGCTAAAATCAACATGGATCCTCCGATCATCAATCAGACAATTATCCATCTGCAAGCATAGCATGGAGTAAGTAGTGTTCTCTAGATAGTGCTACCATAGGAAATACCAATAATCAATGAAAGTGTAGGGCATAAGTAAACATTCTAAGACGACACTGAATTGTCAAAGCACCAACAATTTTGTGACTTTTATCAACGAAGAGTGACTGACATGGTACACAGAGGCACAAAGTAACAAAATGCAAATTAGTGGATAATTATGATAGAAGGAGCTGTGAGAATAATTACAGGAATATACAGGTTGGATGCTAACCTTAAAATATGCACGTTCGCATGCCTCCTTTTCCTCGAATTctggaaaaaaaatcatcaaGAGAAACAGTTAGCATTTTCTATTAAAATGTGCATCTACGATGATTAATACAGGTGGAACGAGAAGTGTCGTCAAAGATATATTAGTACACCACAATTGTAGCCTTTATACTATACCAAAATTAGACCCTAGGACAACAATTGTGCCATCTAGAGCCTTCTCTGCATCTAAGATTTTCATTTATTATTTAAAATAAAAGTGATCACACTGAAGTTGCACAGGTAGCTAACATATTTTAATGTTTATTATTTCCTGTTTTCTTCAACGAGCATTCAGTTGTTAGGCATCAAGCAATAGCACAGTTGCTTGTCAACAAATTTTGTTCTGAACCTTGATTCACAACAATATAACTACCTTGCTGGAGATAGCCAGATGGAATGGCTGTAGGGAGATAGGTAGAGAAAGGTTCAAGTGGGAGAAAATAGAATTCTTCATACTTGGTTGATTATGAAATAGCATCTTTATATAGTGCTGTGCATGGGTAACCCTTAGGCACACCCTAGCATGATGTGAAGTCCAAACATGTTAGACTCCTATATAATCCTATACATCCTAagctcaaaaaaaaaaaaaaatcctatacATCCTTAATACAGTAGTGTTCCCTCGAAGACTAGTGGTCTTCCTCAGTTGGCATCCCTCGTGCTGCTAATCCACAAGACATTTTTGTCCATTAACCAGTTAGTTGGCGAACTACACTCTGCAATTGTATCCATGACTAGTAACATCAAACATGCATAAATCTCCCTCTGTTTGGACTCCCTGCAGCCTGATCGACAGCTCATTCATTTACCAGTTTGTTAGCAAACTACATGATGCGATTGTATCCATGGCTAGTAACATTTGAAACTTAAACGTGCATACACCATTGACCATATCGTAGGCCTAAATGGCCAGACATGTGCAACTGTTCGATTGACAAACTGGAACCAAGACTCCCTACATAAATAAAACATTGCTATTTCTACACAATTGCTTCCTCGCGGCATTTCACTGTAGTATAAAAGTTTAGAGGGAATATGCATACCAATGAAAGCATAGCATAAACTATCCCCAGTCTTGAAGTCACGAATTATTTCAGCTCTGCAACCAAAGTATGTGAAGTTAAGGGCAGCATAAACGAGGATATGCATGTGTTAGTTGAGATTAAGAAAAGCACTCACGATGTCACACTTCCAAAACGCGAGAAGATTGTATATAAATCTTCATCCTGCAAAATTATTGTAGTAGCCAACTTACTTATCCAGAAACATTGTTAAAAAGCGATGGGCAAAAAGTAATAAGTTCAGTTTTAGGACGTCCAAATAATTAGCATTTAGCAACTTAACCAGAAGTGTCAGAAGAAAATCTACATGTAAAGAGGCAGCACAAATAAATAAAAGGAACATCTAAAGGAGCAGAAAATTATGCAAACGGTTACAAACTAATAATAACCTGTGTCACTGGGTTGAGCTTGCAAACAAATAAGACATTATCTGGTGGTTTGACCTCAGCATCTGGAATGTCTCCAACCTGAATACAACAGGTGTTTCATCAGTCATAAACACGACATGGTAACTAGGAGTACTAACGAGTAAGGTGTTGGTTTTGATATGGCACCAGGACTTACGCTCTCAAGGATCACTGCATTAGCATGTGCTTCTTTAGAGCGGATCAACTCCTCAAGCTGACCAGGATCCACTGTTTCATCTAGAGGGACCCAGCTGTCCTCTAGGCGCTCTTCTGCAACCTGTGAATTTGCACACCAAGAAGGCAAGATAAGGATGTCACTGAGACAGGTGCATTCGTACTCGAGATCTTACTGAAATGAACAACTGAAATAACTCGACTTACCTCATCACGTGGCTTTCCTAATGGAGAATTCTCAGGAATAAGTTCAGCAAGCTGAGGAGGATCATCAAAAGGATCATCCAAGATATATGTATGTTTAATCCTGTCAATAAAAATATTAGCGAACAGTCAGCAGGCAGAAAGAATGAAAGCAAGTTAATGCTGGAAAAGAAAAAGGCCTGTTTGGTGTTTGCCCAAATGTAGCCCATGGTAACCAAGCCAAATTCTGCAGACCGAATTGGCAGCTCAGGTTTGCCACATTTGGCTCCAAAAATGAACTGGGGGATAGATAGAACATAACCTAAAATTTTGACATCAAACCATATAGCAGATAAAAAAATTAAGCAGCCACAGCTTGAGAAGGGTGCCAAACTTTTGATTCTCAAGGGCACCAAATCAAACAGCCCGATAATGTCCTATATGCAATTTACCACAGGTGTGAATATTCTACCTTATGTCCTTGAACGGTCTTCCTTTATCATCAACATATGCTTCATTTATCTTTGTCAGTGTGTCAAGACCTTCAGCAACTGTCCCAAAGACCTGC
This sequence is a window from Aegilops tauschii subsp. strangulata cultivar AL8/78 chromosome 7, Aet v6.0, whole genome shotgun sequence. Protein-coding genes within it:
- the LOC109773369 gene encoding peptidyl-prolyl cis-trans isomerase CYP59 produces the protein MSVLMVTSVGDIELDLHTDLCPLTTKNFLKLCKMKYYNGCLFHKVEKDFLAQSGDPTGTGSGGDSVYKYLYGDQARFFNDEIRPELRHSKTGTIAMASAGENCNASQFYITLRDDVDYLDDKHTVFGTVAEGLDTLTKINEAYVDDKGRPFKDIRIKHTYILDDPFDDPPQLAELIPENSPLGKPRDEVAEERLEDSWVPLDETVDPGQLEELIRSKEAHANAVILESVGDIPDAEVKPPDNVLFVCKLNPVTQDEDLYTIFSRFGSVTSAEIIRDFKTGDSLCYAFIEFEEKEACERAYFKMDNCLIDDRRIHVDFSQSVSKLWGQFRQSKRNGNKDGCFKCGAPDHIARDCDQDGEQKPKAPNYVLKDDNTQRGGNNRRSYDFVFEDDTARRNTDRRKVQKVDDQRSQLPPRGDRDRNSSRERSQNDEKGVRQSKESAVSRGGRRPDDQHNHDRSSGRSSGRHDDRDYSKQHSRSRNMDDGEEEYKRRSGAGRYDRDDKPNGERRHRDDDDRGKGDRHRRDERDRRARSPDADRHRREEAGHREASRDRERRHRDDR